The stretch of DNA AAATGCTAAGCGTTGTAGGACACCAATATTCTTGCTCACAGGCACTCTACCAGCCTTTGAAAAAGTcagtttaggccgggcacggctgctcaggcctgtaatcccagcactttgggaggacgatgcgggcagatcatgaggtgaggagttcaagaccagcctgaccaacatggtgaaactctatctctactaaaaatacaaaaaagtgagctgggtgtggtggcacgcacctgtaatctcagctactcaggcggctgagacaggagaatcgttgaacccaggtggcagaggttgcagtgagccgagattgtgccactgcactcctgcctgggtgacagagtaagactctgtttaataaaaaaaaaaaaggccaggcaccgtgactcacagctgtaatcccagcactttgggaggctgaggtgggcaaatcacgaggtcaagagatggaaaccatcctggccaacatggtactactaaaaatacaaaaattagctgggcatggtagtgcacacctgtagtcccagctactcgggaggctgaggcaggagaattgcccaaacctgggaggcagagattgcagtgagccgagaccgcaccattgcactccagcctggacaagagtgaaactctgtctcaaaaaaagaaaaggaagaagtcaattTAAATACGCATGAACACTAGTTTCAATAAACTTCTGTTTGGGTATTCCTATTTTTGAATATTTCCTGCACTTAATATCTGTGCCATAGTTACAAAGAGTCTTACACATTTGAATATTACCAAACAGGACTGTATGAATCTATGTAAATATAACTCATTTTATTAGTTGTAAGGCTTCTTCACAAGGTGTGCTTTCACAAACAGTATGACATGGCAAGTTTATGCAAGATTACTTTGGAGTAGCTTTTTTACTTTTGGGtggtttccttttcttattaGGGTTTGGAATCAGTTTCTTGATTTTAAGGGGTTGTAATGTTACAGAAGCCTGCTGACCGTCAGCAAGCTTTCTCTtaggttttgagagatcttcaaATGAAGTGTCCAGAAGCTCTTTGTCTTGGCTTTCCAGAGGTTCAGTCTCTAAACTTTCCCCAGAATCTTCAGTTCTGTCTTGAAGCCATGGTACACTTAAACTGGGGACTCTGGGGATGATGGCTCTTACCTCGTCCACAAAGTCAGTGGTGTTCTTTTTGAAGCCCAAGGCTAGAACACATTTTAAGCCAATGACGGGGGCGATTCTCTCACTGAGCCGGGGGACCTGACAGGCAGGGACGGTTCTGCTGAGGCTTAACTGAATCAGGTGTGAGGTGATAATGGCAGGCTTGACTGATTTACACACCAGAACTAACAGCAGTTCACTCCTTTCCAGGGCTCTGGTAACTTCGTTAACGCCAATGGCAAGCTGCTTCCTGATGTGTGCAGGCGTCCACCCTGACACTTGCTGCTTAGCGTCTGTTTTCTCCTTCAGATCCTCACTAATATCAACAGCATTGCTgcatttctctctgctttcttttttcagaaaaggggttttgttctttttcttcctatcttCAATCTTCTGAAGTCCAATAGCTTTAAGCCTGTCCTCAAGCGTCTGTAGGATGAAGTGCATATCCTCGCTCTCCAGAGGGCTCCAGCAGATGGTGTATGGGTTGTTCAACGATGTCTTCACAACCAGAGGTCTCGTCTTACGGACAGATCCCCGCCCCGGTGCTTGAGGAGCTGCagccatttttaaaatccttccaaGAAGCAAAATGACAACAGAAAAAATTCATGTTAGTGACAATTGCATAACTTAAGAGTATCTTGGTtgtactctctctttttttttttttgagacagaatttcacttttgttgcccaggctggagtgcaatggcacaatctcggctcattgcaacctccacctcctgggttcaagcgattctcctgcctcagcctcccgagtatctgggattacaggcacccgccaccaagcccagctaatttttctatttttttagtagagacggggtttcaccatgttgcccagctggtctcaaactcctgacctcaggtgatccacccgcctcggcctcccaaagtgctgggattacagccgtgagccactgcgcccagcctgtattcTGATTCTTGATAAGCTAGAGCAAGCCTCATTATATAAGTCCAATTAGGTGAGCATAcacttgtcttctttttaaagattaagtaattttatttttccccatttcttaccCCATTTTAAATGCTCTACTGGGGCCCTTTAAAAAAACTCAGGACAATGGATGACGAGGGTttaattttccccatttttttatATGACTTTGTCTTTATTCCTATACAAGCAATATGTGAAAGTTTTCATTATTGCAATCGTAGTacaattccatttgtctatttcatttattaaaaatatgctgTTTCTACTTGTTCATAATTAACCTTTTAGTGACTGTATGGTATTAATCTTATAACTtgttactgttttccaaaatgctgTCTAGTTGggcttccattcattcattcaacaaatattctaggcctggcacagtggctcatgccttcagtctcagaattttgggaggctgcggtggacagatcacttcagcccatgagttcgagaccactctgagcaacatggagaaaccctctacaaaaaaaaaaaaataaatacataaattagctaagtgtgaggcatacctgtagtcccagctacttgggaggctgaggtgggaggatcactcgagcccaggaggtcaaggctgcagtgaacatgatCGTGCGGTGCCCAGTAACACATCTGACcctatctgcaaaaaaaaaaaaaaaagatctgagcATCTCCAGTGTGCAAGTGGCGTTCTAGGTCCTGGGGCTCACGGTAAACAATGTCCACCCACGTAGAGCGCACAATCTGCAAGGACTCTGGTGACCTCTGCCATTCAAAACCAATCAGGTGTGGTATTTTAAAGAACTGAACAGTCATCTCATGATTAAGACTTCAAATAATTCTGTCATGTCCATGTTTGTAAGTCTCCCTACCTCCCAG from Papio anubis isolate 15944 chromosome 11, Panubis1.0, whole genome shotgun sequence encodes:
- the RPP38 gene encoding ribonuclease P protein subunit p38; protein product: MAAAPQAPGRGSVRKTRPLVVKTSLNNPYTICWSPLESEDMHFILQTLEDRLKAIGLQKIEDRKKKNKTPFLKKESREKCSNAVDISEDLKEKTDAKQQVSGWTPAHIRKQLAIGVNEVTRALERSELLLVLVCKSVKPAIITSHLIQLSLSRTVPACQVPRLSERIAPVIGLKCVLALGFKKNTTDFVDEVRAIIPRVPSLSVPWLQDRTEDSGESLETEPLESQDKELLDTSFEDLSKPKRKLADGQQASVTLQPLKIKKLIPNPNKKRKPPKSKKATPK